GATATGGCAGAAGCAATGGGTGTGGATTTAAAACAGCTTGAAAGAGATGCACTTACAATCAAGCCTTCTATAAAAGTTGTTTTTACCTGCGCCAAGACTGGTGAAGGTATTGAAGAGCTGATTTCCGTTTTAAATGTTTAGGGCTTGCTATGCATGAAACAGTAATTGCGAAGTCAATAGTTGAGACAGTTTTAAGGGAAGCGGAAAAACACAATGCAGCAGGTGTTGAATCTGTTGAGATTGTTATTGGAGATCTTACATTTCTCGGAATAGAGCAGATTAAGTTTTGGGTTAATACGAATTTGGAAGATACTATTGCACAGGGGGCTAAACTTATATTCAAGAGGGAAAAAGGCGCGCTTAAATGTAATGATTGCGGATATGAAGGAGACCTTCAGATCAATGAAGACCCGGCGTACCATTTTCATCTTCCTCTTTTTGCATGCCCTGTGTGTAGAAGTTCTGCTATAGAAATTATAAGGGGGAAAGAGTCAATTATAAAAAGCATTAAGTTATTAAAAGAAGATTGATAAATGAAAGGCACGGTAAAATTATATAAATTACCGTGCCTCAGAATTAATGTATCAGAAAGAAGATATTAATACTAAATAAGATCTTCCTTGATATTTATGTAAAGGTCCTTCTTGATCTGGTCAATCCATTTTTGCAGAATTTTTTGTCTTTTAACATTAAGCGCCCATTCTCTTATTCTGTCCCAATCATCTTTAAGGTTAATCTGACGCTTGTCCTGCTTGTCTTCCAATTTGACAATGTGATAACCAAACGGGGTTTTAAAGGGCTTGCTGATTTCACCCGGCTTTAAAGTGTCTATTGCATTAACAAATTCCTGAATCTGAAGCTGATCAACAGGCAGCCAGCCGAGCTCTCCACCACTATCTTTGGTAGATACATCGGAAGAATATTTTTTTGCAAGCTCCCCGAAATCCGCTCCGTTTAAGGCATCGTTACGGATCTCCTCAAGTTTGTTGAGTACGTATTTTTCATCGTCTTTTGTCGGCTCAAGGCGTATAAGAATGTGGCGGACTCTTATTTGATTATCTTTTTTATCTTCAAGTTTAATAAGATGAAGCCCTATGGGTGTTGTCACAATATTGGATATCTCGCCTGGTTTAAGGCTAAACGCAGCATCCTCAAAAGATTGATATAGAGTCCCTCTTTCAATATAACCGAGATCTCCGCCTTTTCGCGCAGTAGCGGGGTCTTCAGAATAGAGAGATGCCAGATCTTCAAATGAAGCACCCTTTAATATTTTATTTCTGATATCTGTAAGTTTTTTTACAGCAGCATCTCTTGCTGCACCATGTGAACGGACATCCATCAGGATGTGGCTTATCTTAACCATATTCTGCATTTGAGGAAGGCTGTCTTTCATGGTTTCGTAAAAACGTTCAACTTCTCTTCGTGAGATAGTGGCACCTGCGAGTTTTTTCTGCTGGACTTTTTGAGCGATAAGCTGTTTTTTAATATCTTCCCTGTAGTCATTTTTAATCTGTGTAATACTTTTGCCGAAGTATTTTTCCACTTTTTCTTTTGAACCGAGCTGTTTAACTATCTGATTGATTCTGTCCTGAAGTGCAGCATCCACCTGCTGGCTTTCAACTGTTATGGTATCTTCCTTTGCCTTTGCAAGAAGTACCTTTTCATTAATCAGGTTCTGCAGAATATCATGTTTGATTTTGTTGAACGTATCTGTCTGAGTCTGCGGGTTAATATTATTCTGCAGGGCATATGCCTGAGAAGCCTGAATAAGTTCTGTTTTCAAAATAATTTCTTCACCCACAATTGCAACTATTCCGTCAATAACCTGCTGAGAATAGACTCCGATAACCGGAATAAGCAGGAGTATGATGAGAATGGGTAATAATTTTTTCATAATTAATGACTCTCTGTTAATTTATAACAATTAATTCGCGGCAGCAGAATCAGCATTGCCTGTTTTTGAAACAGGAGTAATAATATCAACTTTCTCGCTGTGCTGAAGCTGGAACAAAAGATCATAATATACGGATCGTTCTTTGGTAACGCGAAGCCGCTGAGCGATTTCATCTTTAACATCATTGAGTTCTTTTATGCTGCCCTTTGTCCGTTTCTTAATAATTTTAATTATATGATAACCTTGCGGACTTTTAAAAACAGGAGAAACAGTACCTGGCCTAAGACGGAATGCATATCTCGCAACTTCAGGGATAACGTCTTTTCTTGTGAAAAAACCCATATCTCCGCCGCGTTCTTTAAAATAGCCTGCTGACCGTTCTTTTGCAACTGTTTTAAAGGGCTTCCCTGCAAGAATTTCCTGATGAGCAATATTCGCTTCAGCTCTGGTTTTTGTAAGTATATGAAGTGCGCGCACCTCATCTTCCGCTACCTGAAAAAGGTCAGTGTTGTTTTCATAATAGGATGAAATTTCCTCATCGGAAACTTTGATCTTTTCCGAAAAGATTTTTTCAAGCAATTTCTGAATTACAAATTCTTTTTTGACTTTTTCAAGCTCTTCAGCGAGGTCTTTGGATTTGTCCAATCCCTGACGTTTTGCTTCTTCATAGAGAAGCTGGTTGTTAACCCAGTGTTCAACAAAGTCATGTTCCTGATCAGGCCGCATTTTCATAGCTTTCATTTGCTGCAGAATCTGTGAATGTGTTAGAACTGCTCCGTCGACTTTGGCTACAATATCACTTTTATCTTTTTTTGAGCAGGATACAAAAAAAGAAGCTGCGAATAAAAATACTGCAGAAAGCGATATGTTTAAAATACTATTCAAAAGCCTGTGCGAGAACTGCATCATAAATTTTCACCTTTAATTCGTTTCTTTTGTTAGCCAGCCATTCCTGTTTGCGTCTGTTCTTAATATCTTTGATGACATCCCTTTTTACCCTGTCTTCGACTTTGTTAAAAGGCTGGATTTCTTTTGCTTTCCTGTCAAGAAGTTTGATTATGGAAAAGCGTTTACCGAGGCTTATAGGGTCACTTATCTGCCCGGGTTTCATGTGGAATGCTTTATCGCCGATAACACCCCATGCACCTTTAGGGATGTAACCTATCACGCCGTTCTTTTTCTTGTACCTGGTTCTCTCAGTATATTTTTTTGCAAGCCTGGAAAAGCTTTCGCCCTTTTTTGCCCGTTTTGCAATTTTATATGCAAGAGCCTTGTCTCGTACCATTATTTCCTGAACTTTAACCTGTTCAGGCAGGGAATATTTCTTTTCCTTATTAGCTTCATAAAAGTCATGCATTTCTTTTTCCCCTGCAACGACATTTGTTTCAATGTCATTGTTTACAAAACGTTTTACCATTTCGTTTTTAAGTTGAATATCTGCATTAAAGACAATTTGGTGATTTTTATCAACACCTTTCTGTTTTGCTTGGTGTATAAGAGCATCTTCTGTAAGCCACCCGTCAATAGCTAATTGTACACCTTCTTTTCTGTAGAGAGCAAGTTGTCTGCGTTCAGGTGTAATTCTTACACGGGTGATAAAATCATTAACAGTGAAATTAGAATTTTTACATTTAACAAGAGTCATGTTTTTAATGTCAGCCGGAAGTTTTTTAAGAGAGTCAACAAGGTCTGTACGGGAAGCTTGTGCAAAAGGTGAAATTTTGCCGGCAAACTTTTTAAGGGATGAATCCTGCCAGGAGACAATGTATTCAGCTTTTGCATTTTTTAAGAATTTTTTTGCTTCTGACGACAGTGCCGCCCTGTTCATAGAACTGAGACGTTTGCGCATTTGTTTTCTTGCGTTTTTATACGGCTCCTGTTTGATGGTTTTGAACTTTTCAACTTTAAAAATAAACAGCCCCTGTTTATTATCAACAATGCCGGATATCTGGCCCTCTTTCATGGAAAAAATAGTTTTTCTTATGGGGTCGTCTTTTTTAACCCAGGTCATGGTTTGTATCAGGCCCCCGCGTTCGCGGGACGACGGGTCATCGGAAAGTTCTTTTGCAACTTTAGCAAAAGCTTCGCCGTTTTTTATTCTATCAAGAGCTTTTTGGGCTTTATCTTTTGCAGCTTTAATTTTTTCTATGCTGTTATCAGCCGGCTTTTTTATAAATATCATGCGGACAGTAGCCTCTTTCGCAAGCCGTGCGTAAAGGTCGCGTATATCTTTTTCTTTAATTATTTTGTCAATTATGACAATATCGTAAAGTTTTTTGATCATCTCCCCTTTTTTAAAGCCTTCAACATGGGCTTTAACAACAGAATCCTGATCCATGTTAGCTTCTTTTGCGCCGATAAGCAGAAGCCTGTCATCAATTAATTTATTGAGTAAATTTTTTCTTTCGTCAAGAGTAGATTTCTCCGCCTGTTTTAAAGGTTTGGATTTCAGGAACTCTTTCTTGAATTCATCAAGGCGTATAACATCCTTGTTTCCAATAGCCGCAACAATTGGGCTGTGTTTTGTGCAGCCATTGAAAAGATTTATAACGATCACCAAAAAAATGGCAAAAATCATAAGTTTACGAAACATGATACCTCCGTTTAATATATGATTGTTTTTGAGAAGATACTTAATAGTGTTCAGCTTTGCAACAACTTTTTCGTAATATCAAAAGGATTATGCTTTCCTGTTGATATTTTTATTCCGAATTTGTCTCCTTTAAGAAAATGTACATTATGTTCCGAACCTGTAGTAAAAGAACGGAGATACATTGAAAAAAGTTCCGGTGTTTCAAAACGTTCCGGCCAGGATTCATCAAGAAATAATCTTACCTCAGCTTCAGCTATAGAGATCCGTTTAAATCCTCTCTC
This genomic window from bacterium contains:
- a CDS encoding peptidylprolyl isomerase, which encodes MFRKLMIFAIFLVIVINLFNGCTKHSPIVAAIGNKDVIRLDEFKKEFLKSKPLKQAEKSTLDERKNLLNKLIDDRLLLIGAKEANMDQDSVVKAHVEGFKKGEMIKKLYDIVIIDKIIKEKDIRDLYARLAKEATVRMIFIKKPADNSIEKIKAAKDKAQKALDRIKNGEAFAKVAKELSDDPSSRERGGLIQTMTWVKKDDPIRKTIFSMKEGQISGIVDNKQGLFIFKVEKFKTIKQEPYKNARKQMRKRLSSMNRAALSSEAKKFLKNAKAEYIVSWQDSSLKKFAGKISPFAQASRTDLVDSLKKLPADIKNMTLVKCKNSNFTVNDFITRVRITPERRQLALYRKEGVQLAIDGWLTEDALIHQAKQKGVDKNHQIVFNADIQLKNEMVKRFVNNDIETNVVAGEKEMHDFYEANKEKKYSLPEQVKVQEIMVRDKALAYKIAKRAKKGESFSRLAKKYTERTRYKKKNGVIGYIPKGAWGVIGDKAFHMKPGQISDPISLGKRFSIIKLLDRKAKEIQPFNKVEDRVKRDVIKDIKNRRKQEWLANKRNELKVKIYDAVLAQAFE
- a CDS encoding peptidyl-prolyl cis-trans isomerase yields the protein MMQFSHRLLNSILNISLSAVFLFAASFFVSCSKKDKSDIVAKVDGAVLTHSQILQQMKAMKMRPDQEHDFVEHWVNNQLLYEEAKRQGLDKSKDLAEELEKVKKEFVIQKLLEKIFSEKIKVSDEEISSYYENNTDLFQVAEDEVRALHILTKTRAEANIAHQEILAGKPFKTVAKERSAGYFKERGGDMGFFTRKDVIPEVARYAFRLRPGTVSPVFKSPQGYHIIKIIKKRTKGSIKELNDVKDEIAQRLRVTKERSVYYDLLFQLQHSEKVDIITPVSKTGNADSAAAN
- a CDS encoding peptidylprolyl isomerase, with the translated sequence MKKLLPILIILLLIPVIGVYSQQVIDGIVAIVGEEIILKTELIQASQAYALQNNINPQTQTDTFNKIKHDILQNLINEKVLLAKAKEDTITVESQQVDAALQDRINQIVKQLGSKEKVEKYFGKSITQIKNDYREDIKKQLIAQKVQQKKLAGATISRREVERFYETMKDSLPQMQNMVKISHILMDVRSHGAARDAAVKKLTDIRNKILKGASFEDLASLYSEDPATARKGGDLGYIERGTLYQSFEDAAFSLKPGEISNIVTTPIGLHLIKLEDKKDNQIRVRHILIRLEPTKDDEKYVLNKLEEIRNDALNGADFGELAKKYSSDVSTKDSGGELGWLPVDQLQIQEFVNAIDTLKPGEISKPFKTPFGYHIVKLEDKQDKRQINLKDDWDRIREWALNVKRQKILQKWIDQIKKDLYINIKEDLI